GTCATGACCCGCGCGTAGTTCGCGCCGTACACGACGCTGCCGCCCTTCTTGCTCTTGCCCGCCTTGCGCAGCCGCATGCTCATGGGCCGTTCGAGCACCCGGGCGCCGCGCGCGGTGACTCCCAGCAACAGTTCCGAAGACTGGTACTGCGGCTCGTTGAGCGGAACCGCGCACGCGAGCTCCGCGCGCATCGACCGGAAACCGAACGACGTGTCGGTGATCTTCCGCCAGGTCAGCGCCGAAGCCAGCCACGCGAACACGCGCACGCCGAGCCAGCGCATGCGGCTGTCGGCCTCTTCGTGGCCCAGCCGCCGCGATCCCGTGACGAAGTCGGCGGTGTCGTCGAGCAGTGGTGCGACCAGTTCCGCCATTTCGGTGTTGTCGTACTGGCCGTCGCCGTCGGTCGTCACGACGTAGTGCGCGCCGCGTTCGGTCGCGAGGTGGTAACCGAGGCGCAAAGCCGCGCCCTGGCCCCGGTTCGTCGGCGCGACGCACACGTACGCGCCGTGGTCCTGCGCGATGGCGGCCGTGTTGTCGCCGCCGCCGTCGACGACCACGAGCACGTCGACCGGCAGGCCGAGGCACTCGTCGGGCATCTTCTCGAGCACCTGGCCGATTCCGCCGGCCTCGTTGTAAGCGGCGATCACCACGGTCAGCTCAGACAGCTTCGCGCCCGGGTGCCGGTCGTCGAAGTCCTTGACCGCGCCCACGTCCACGGCGTCCGGGTACGCGGCGAGACGCCGCCGGCTCGCGGCCGTGAGGGTGGTGAAGCCGAGCGCGCCCGCGACGGGCAGCAGCACGAGCGCCGGGATCTGGTAACGCCACGAGAATTCGAAGACCGCCGAAGCGAAAAGCAGGAACAACCCGGTGCCGGCGGCGAAAAGCGCACCGCTGCGCGCCTTGTCCCGCGGTTTCTTGCGGCGCAGCAAGGTGAGCAGACCAAGCAGCGCGAAGAACCCGAGCACCGCGCCGGGCACGAACCCGCCGTTGAGCTGGTAATCGCGCAGGAACGTGGCGATCGGCTCGTTCACGCTCGGGTCCACGCCGTCGTACTGCTGGGTGTAGAAAGCGGTGACCGGGGGATCGGACCAGTACGGGTAGGTCTGCTGGAACTGCCAGCGGTCCACCGGCACGTCATTGATCGCGGTCGCGCGCGTGAACCGGAAGCTCTTGGAGAAGTCGCTGAGGATCGCCTTCGCGACGTCCCACCACTGCGCCTTGAGCACCTGCACCGAGAAGTCGTGCGCCAGCGCCGTCTTGTCCGCCCCGGGCGGCAGCGGGCCGGGCCACGCGGGGTCGAGGTCGGCGTGCGTGTAGTTGTCGACGAGCCGCGTGGAGACGTCCTCGGTCGGGCAGAACACCCGCAGCGTCGGGTCGATGTCGAGCTTCGCGCAGTCCGCGACGGCGGCCGTGCGCCCGTAGAGCATGCTGCCGGACGGACCGCTCAGGCCCCACTTCCCGGTCTGCGCCTTGACTTCCGCCGCGTACGGCACGAGCACCACGAGGATCGCGAGCAGCCCGACGCCGGCGTTGCGCCAGCCGCGCCACGACCGCCACGCGCTGTCCGCGCTCAGCACGTACAGCAGGAACGGCGCGGCGAGCACGACACCGATCA
The sequence above is a segment of the Amycolatopsis sp. 2-15 genome. Coding sequences within it:
- a CDS encoding glycosyltransferase family 2 protein, translating into MSLFLRRHAFLLVLLVLGTTLRVLTWVAYRPAIVYIDTFRYLDNLHALRADQLNPIGYDLVLRPLLAIGGLSFVAALQHLGGLAIAVGIYRLALRLGARRWVGALATAPLLLDAYQLQIEQNIMSEVAFEALLLGLLWLLLAKGKPNWRRIALAGLVIGFAVVVRLIGVVLAAPFLLYVLSADSAWRSWRGWRNAGVGLLAILVVLVPYAAEVKAQTGKWGLSGPSGSMLYGRTAAVADCAKLDIDPTLRVFCPTEDVSTRLVDNYTHADLDPAWPGPLPPGADKTALAHDFSVQVLKAQWWDVAKAILSDFSKSFRFTRATAINDVPVDRWQFQQTYPYWSDPPVTAFYTQQYDGVDPSVNEPIATFLRDYQLNGGFVPGAVLGFFALLGLLTLLRRKKPRDKARSGALFAAGTGLFLLFASAVFEFSWRYQIPALVLLPVAGALGFTTLTAASRRRLAAYPDAVDVGAVKDFDDRHPGAKLSELTVVIAAYNEAGGIGQVLEKMPDECLGLPVDVLVVVDGGGDNTAAIAQDHGAYVCVAPTNRGQGAALRLGYHLATERGAHYVVTTDGDGQYDNTEMAELVAPLLDDTADFVTGSRRLGHEEADSRMRWLGVRVFAWLASALTWRKITDTSFGFRSMRAELACAVPLNEPQYQSSELLLGVTARGARVLERPMSMRLRKAGKSKKGGSVVYGANYARVMTGTWWRGYVLRRGRTRSGRAS